In the Pseudonocardia sediminis genome, GGTCCTGCGACCGCTGCCGTCGGGGAGAAGTTTACGGAGCCTCGGAGTGCGACGGCGTCCCGGTACCGGCGTCGGCCGGCTGCGGTACCGATCGGCGACCGGCGGCCGGTCCGGCCAGCTCCACCCGGCCCCCGGCCTCGCGACGGAAGGCGACGGCGTTGCGGCCGGCCTGCTTCGCCGTGTAGAGTAACAGGTCCGCGTCGCCGATCAGCGGGTCGACCTCGGCCGTGGCGACCTCGGCGTGCGCGACCCCGATGCTGATCGTCAGCTTCAGGTCGGGGTGCATCGACGACCAGTCGTGGGTGGCGATCCGGTCCCGTGCGGCCTCGCTGATCGCGATCCCGTCGTCGAGGCTCTCCCCGGGCAGGACCAGCGCGAACTCCTCGCCGCCGTAGCGGGCGCAGAACGCCCCCTCGGGCAGCCCGCGCCCGAGCTCGACGACCATCCGCTGCAGCACCCGGTCGCCGAACTGGTGCCCGTGGGTGTCGTTGACCTGCTTGAAGTGGTCGATGTCGGCCAGTGCCACGCACAGCCCGGTGCCGGTCGCGGACTCCCCGAGCAGCGCGGCCAGGCGCTCGTCGAGGTAGCGGCGGTTGTAGCTGGCGGTGAGGCTGTCGCGGCGGCTCTGCTCGTGCGCCTCGGCGTGCGCGCGGCGCAGGCGCTCCATCTCCTCCTGCGGGCTGCGCGGCACGACGTGCTGGCCGTGCAGCAGCCGGACGGCCTCGCGCAGGTGCCGGTAGGCGGGCTCCCACCGGCCGCTCTCGGCCAGGCGCTCGGCGGCCGCGGTGTGCAGCGCCGCGCGGGAGGCGGGGGTGCCGGAGGCGACCGACGGGTCGTCGGTCTCCGGGACGTCGGTCCCGGGTCGTGCCGCGGGCCGCGTCCGTTCCGGCGCCCGGCCGGGTGCGCGACGCGCGGCGCGCACCAGCCCGCGCACCGTCCATGCCGTGTCCGTCATCGCTCACCTCCTGCCGTTGCTGCTGATGTCGGCGTGGCGGATGGGGTTCTTGAGGCGATCACGGTGCACGGCACCCGAACGCGTGTCCCTCGGACCGCCACCGCGTGTCGCCGCGGCGCCGTCTGGCCCCGGCTCAGCGCCGATGTTCGCTCCGCAGGCTCCGCTCAGCGCCGATGTTCGCTCCGCAGGCTCCGCTCAGCGCCGATGTTCGCTCCGCAGGCTCCGCTCAGCGCCGATGTTCGCTCCGCAGGCTCCGCTCAGCGCCGGTGTTCGCTCCGCAAGCTCCGCTCAGCCGCCCGAGTTCTCCACCTCGGCCGAGAACGGCACGGTCTCGTCCTCGGCGTCGTCGAGCCAGTGCTCGGGCAGGACGACCCGCCCGGGCGAGCCCTGACGCCCGCGCGGGCCGTCGGCGTCGGCCGGGAACGGCTCGTCCGGGTCCAGGGTGGCGAGCAGGTCGTCGAGCTCACCGATGCTCGCGACCATGCCCAGGCTGCGCCGCACCTCCGGCCCGACCGGGAAGCCCTTGAGGTACCAGGCGATGTGCTTGCGGACGTCGCGGATGCCCTTGTGGTCGCCCATGTGCTCGCAGAGCAGGACGGCGTGACGGCGCAGCGTCGTCGCGACCTGGCCGAGGTTCGGCGGCGCGGGCAGCGGGCGTCCCGCGAACGCGGCCTCCAGGTCCCCGAACAGCCACGGCCGTCCCAGGCACCCGCGGCCGACCACGACGCCGTCGCAACCGGTCCGCGCGACCATGTCCAGCGCGTCCTGGGCGCTGAAGACGTCCCCGTTGCCCAACACAGGAGTCCCCGCCGGCACGTGCTCGCGCAGCCGGGCGATCGCCGACCAGTCCGCGGTGCCGGAGTAGCGCTGGGCCGCGGTGCGCGCGTGCAACGCGACGGCCGAGGCCCCGGCGTCGACGGCGATGCGGCCGGCGTCGAGGTAGGTGATGTGGTCGTCGTCGATCCCGATCCGCATCTTCACCGTGACCGGACGCCCGTTCGCGCCCTCCACGGCGGCCCGCACGATCCGCTCGAACAGCTTGCGCTTGAACGGCAGCGCCGCCCCGCCGCCGCGGCGGGTGACCTTCGGGACCGGGCAGCCGAAGTTGAGGTCGATGTGGTCGGCGAGGTCCTCGGTCGCGACCATGCTCGCCGCGGTGCGCATCGCGACCGGGTCGACGCCGTAGAGCTGCATCGAGCGCGGGTACTCGTCGGCGTCGAACGCGATCATCCGGCGGGTCAGCGGGTTCTTCTCGACCAGACCGCGTGAGGTGATCATCTCGCAGACGTAGAACCCGGCGCCCTGCTCACGGCACAGCCGCCGGAAGCCGGGGTTGGTGATGCCCGCCATCGGCGCGAGCACCACCGGCGTACCGACCTCGAAGGGGCCGATGCGCAACGGCGGCAGCACGCGGTCGCGGGCGGCGGGTCCGGTGTCCGTCCGCTGGTCGCGGACGATGTCCTGCACGGTCACGGGACCGATTGTCCCCCGTGCGTGGCGCGCGCGTGCGCCCGCCCGGGGTCACCCGCCCGCGGGCTGCATCACTCCGATCAGAACGGGACGGTCATGCAGGCCGGTCGCTTGCCCGCGGTCCCGGCCTTGCCCGGTGCGGTCATGGTCGCCATCTCGTGGATGATCACCGACTGCGCGCGCCGGTCGGCCGGGAAGACCCACTCGTTGGTGCTGGTCGCGGTGCCGTTGCCCTGGGCGTCGGTGGTGAGGTCGAGCCAGATCTCGTTCTGCGGGTTGGCGAAGGCGGGGTCGACGCTCGGCTTCACCGGGTCCTGGTTGAACTGGTAGTGCGCCCCGGCCGCGTCGCCCGTCGAACCACAGGGGTTGACGTGCGCGTGCGCGCCGTAGGTGGTGTTCGGCAGCAGGCCGCGGACGGTCAGCGTCGTGGTCGTCCTCCCGTCGGCCGAGCCGGTCTTCACGGTGGCCCCGGAGCCGGCCGGCACCTTCGCCTGGTCGTAGGTGACCGCCTGGACGCCGCCGTCGGTGAACGAGGCGGAGACCTCCTTCTCCTGCGACTGCCCGGCCGGCGCGTCGGCGGGCTCGGAGCCCCCACAGCCCACCAGCAGGCCGGCGACGGGGGCGAGAACGG is a window encoding:
- a CDS encoding GGDEF domain-containing protein, with the translated sequence MTDTAWTVRGLVRAARRAPGRAPERTRPAARPGTDVPETDDPSVASGTPASRAALHTAAAERLAESGRWEPAYRHLREAVRLLHGQHVVPRSPQEEMERLRRAHAEAHEQSRRDSLTASYNRRYLDERLAALLGESATGTGLCVALADIDHFKQVNDTHGHQFGDRVLQRMVVELGRGLPEGAFCARYGGEEFALVLPGESLDDGIAISEAARDRIATHDWSSMHPDLKLTISIGVAHAEVATAEVDPLIGDADLLLYTAKQAGRNAVAFRREAGGRVELAGPAAGRRSVPQPADAGTGTPSHSEAP
- the dusB gene encoding tRNA dihydrouridine synthase DusB — encoded protein: MAGITNPGFRRLCREQGAGFYVCEMITSRGLVEKNPLTRRMIAFDADEYPRSMQLYGVDPVAMRTAASMVATEDLADHIDLNFGCPVPKVTRRGGGAALPFKRKLFERIVRAAVEGANGRPVTVKMRIGIDDDHITYLDAGRIAVDAGASAVALHARTAAQRYSGTADWSAIARLREHVPAGTPVLGNGDVFSAQDALDMVARTGCDGVVVGRGCLGRPWLFGDLEAAFAGRPLPAPPNLGQVATTLRRHAVLLCEHMGDHKGIRDVRKHIAWYLKGFPVGPEVRRSLGMVASIGELDDLLATLDPDEPFPADADGPRGRQGSPGRVVLPEHWLDDAEDETVPFSAEVENSGG
- a CDS encoding superoxide dismutase family protein — encoded protein: MVTRRAVALRLAVLAPVAGLLVGCGGSEPADAPAGQSQEKEVSASFTDGGVQAVTYDQAKVPAGSGATVKTGSADGRTTTTLTVRGLLPNTTYGAHAHVNPCGSTGDAAGAHYQFNQDPVKPSVDPAFANPQNEIWLDLTTDAQGNGTATSTNEWVFPADRRAQSVIIHEMATMTAPGKAGTAGKRPACMTVPF